CTGACTTCTCGCCGTATTTTGCGATGACGGCGTTGATCTGGACGAAGTCCGTTGTGATCTCGTTGCCGCGGATCGACTTCCTGCGGCGTTCGCCTGCATGGGTGGGGTGGAAACCGAAACCCTCGGAGAGGAGGATCTTCCTGCGTCCCGCGCCCGGAAGGTCCCGCCGTGCGGCAATGCCGGTCCGGTCAGACCCGCCGGTGATCGTGATGGTGTATCCGGTAAGCCCGAGGGGTCCGCCTTCAATCTCGTCCCCGATCTTCTTTCCGACAAACCCTGATGCGGCCGCCCCGCTAGCCTCGATATTGTAGGCGCGGCCCGCCTTCGTGTCAGATACGACAACTTTGAAATCGACCATTATTATGACTCCTTCTCGACCTGATGGTATCAGACGTGTCTATCATGTTGGGTACGCAGGGTATTAAATACTACTTGCCCCAGAAGGGGTGCTCCTTCCTGCGCATGGATGTGTATTCCTCGAGAACCTCTTTCATTCCCTGTTTGAGGGTTGGAAGCATCTCTTTTTCGAGCACTTTCACGTGGTGTTCCGGGATCTCGGCATAAAGTTCGTCCGTCTCATTGATCTGCCGTCCGATGGTCGGACCGTCGATGGAGATGGCCACTTCGGCACCTGCGTCGGCTTCTGAGACGTTTTCGCCCCGGATCTGGATCGTCTTCAACTGGCCGATCCGTTTGCCGTCCCGCCTGACGAGGTTGACGCCGTTGCGGAGTTTGCCGCCGAGGATCCGCACCCCCACCACCGCCGGGTTGCTCTGCCGGAAGGTACAGCCCTCCAGGATGGTGATCTTTGCGGGAAGGATGATGTGCTCGAAGCGTGCGGCCTCGATCCGCCGCTGCTGCTCCTCGACCCATTCGGTGTAGTCGTCGATGAGCTTGTAGATGATGTCGCCGGTGAAGACGGTGGCCCGGCATGTCGGGTCCTTCAGCATCTCCAGGGCGTCCGGGAGGATGGGGGTGTTGAAGGCGAGGAGGACGGCATTGAGTTTGTCCTTGATCGTCCCGACCTCGATGAGGTCGTGGCGGGAGACCGGACCGACCTCTGCCCGCATGATCCCGATCTCATGGTCCTGCAGCTCCTTTGCCAGTGCCTCCAGTGCGCCGATGGTGTCCGCCTTGATGAAGATCCCCTCTTCGGCGAGGTTGACATGGATCTCCTCGACCTCGCGCCGCACCTCCTCGTTGATCTCATCGCGGTCGGCCGGCGTGCGGACGACGCGGAGCGGCGATCCGGCGATGACCCCCTCCAGGTGCGGGGCGGAGACCTTGATCCCGGCGGCGGCGGTGACCGTCTTCACCCGTTCAAACCGTTCCTCGACGAGGATCTCCGACATCGGACGGGGTTTGAGGAGGGACCTGACCTTCTGGTTGATGACGCCGTCGGCGGTGGCGACGGCAATCTCCTCGCCGACCGAGATGGTGCCGTCGTAGAGGATGACGTCCAGGGTCATGCCGAGACCGCGCTCCTCCTTCACCTCGAGCACCGTGCCGGCGCCCGGACCGTCCACCGAGACGGCGAGGGCCTCGGTCATATAGCGCTGGGCAAGACCGATGAGCATCATCAGCAGGTCGGGCACCCCCTCGCCGGTGACCCCGGAGACCGGGACGATGGC
The sequence above is drawn from the Methanofollis fontis genome and encodes:
- a CDS encoding 30S ribosomal protein S6e; this translates as MVDFKVVVSDTKAGRAYNIEASGAAASGFVGKKIGDEIEGGPLGLTGYTITITGGSDRTGIAARRDLPGAGRRKILLSEGFGFHPTHAGERRRKSIRGNEITTDFVQINAVIAKYGEKSVDTLLGKTEEAEAAE
- the infB gene encoding translation initiation factor IF-2; protein product: MAKKKKAGKESEGSNIRTPIVCVLGHVDHGKTSLLDWIRGSSVVSGEAGAITQHIGATLVPFDAIGRMSGALQNLQINVPGLLFIDTPGHHAFTTLRARGGALADMAILVVDINEGFQPQTIEALEILRTYRTPFVVAATKIDRIHGWRVNKNAPFKKTFETQGDRAKQIFENKTYELIGKLSEMDFACERFDRVSDFARNVAIVPVSGVTGEGVPDLLMMLIGLAQRYMTEALAVSVDGPGAGTVLEVKEERGLGMTLDVILYDGTISVGEEIAVATADGVINQKVRSLLKPRPMSEILVEERFERVKTVTAAAGIKVSAPHLEGVIAGSPLRVVRTPADRDEINEEVRREVEEIHVNLAEEGIFIKADTIGALEALAKELQDHEIGIMRAEVGPVSRHDLIEVGTIKDKLNAVLLAFNTPILPDALEMLKDPTCRATVFTGDIIYKLIDDYTEWVEEQQRRIEAARFEHIILPAKITILEGCTFRQSNPAVVGVRILGGKLRNGVNLVRRDGKRIGQLKTIQIRGENVSEADAGAEVAISIDGPTIGRQINETDELYAEIPEHHVKVLEKEMLPTLKQGMKEVLEEYTSMRRKEHPFWGK